The stretch of DNA CTTTCATACGGCGGCAGCTCCTTCCTCTTCATCAACTCTGTGGCCCAGCATCATAAGGCCGATTGCCTGTTTTGAAGTTCTTCGGGGATCAACCAGGCCTGTAACCTGACCTCCGCTCAAGACCAGCAGGCGGTCCGAAATCTCCATCAGGACATCCAGGTCTTCGCCGATGAAGATGACGGCAACCCCCTTTTCCTTCTGTTCATTAAGCAATCGGTAAATGGTGTAGGAGGAGTTGATATCAAGTCCCCGGACAGGATACGCTACGATCAGGAGACGCGGGCTGGAGTCAATTTCCCGGCCGACCAGAATCTTCTGTACGTTGCCTCCCGACAGCTTGCGAATGGGGGTGAAAACATCGGGAGTGACGATTTCCAGCTCTTCGACCAGCCGTTCAGCGACCTTCTGGGGTGTCTTGCGGTCGACCAGAAAACTTTTTTTCCGTTTATAACTCTTCAACATGATGTTGTCGACCATGTCCAGTGACGGCACCAGCCCCATGCCCAGCCTGTCTTCGGGGACGAAGGCCATGGCAATTCCTTTTCTGGTAATTTCATTGGGGGATCTGCCGACGATGTTTTCCTCGACTTCAAAACCGTTGATAAAACTCCGGTACAGGATGGCCCCGCCCGCAACGGGGTGGAGTCCGGTAATGGCCTCACAGAGTTCTTTTTGTCCACTTCCGGTAATACCCGCGATACCCAGGATCTCACCTCCATAAGCTTCAAAAGAGACATCCTCGAGGGCTCTGGTTTTGTCCGGCGTCAGGCAGGTCAATGAAGCAACGCGGAGCACAGGCTTTTTATCTCCGATAATGGGGCGCTCAATTTCGAGCGAAACGGACCGGCCGACCATCATGTCGGTCAGGGATTGGATGGAGGCTTCCTTGGTTTCGACGGTATCGATGTATTCGCCCTTGCGGAGGACGGTGACACGGTCAGAAACGGCCAGCACCTCGTTTAATTTATGGGTAATTAAGATGATTGACTTATTGTCTTCTTTCATGGCCCGCAGGATTTCAAAGAGTTTCTCGGTTTCCTGCGGTGTCAGGACGGCCGTCGGTTCGTCAAGGATGAGAATATCAGCTCCCCGGTAAAGTGCCTTGACAATTTCCACGGTTTGTTTTTCAGAGATGGACATGTCGTAGACCTTTTTGTTGGGTTCAAGATAAAAACCGTACCGGTCCGCAATTTCCTTAACATGCCTGGCCAAAGCACGGCGGTTGACGGTCGTACCCCCCGGCAGGCCCAATACGATGTTTTCTGCCGCAGTAAAGACTTCGACCAGTTTGTAATGCTGGTGCACCATGCCGATGTTGAGGGCAAAGGCGTCTTTGGGTTCACAGATGGCCACAGGTGTCCCGTGTATTCGGATTTCCCCCAGATCGGGAAAGTAAATGCCGGAAAGAACATTCATTAAGGTGGTTTTGCCGCTGCCGTTTTCTCCCAGCAGGGACAAAATCTCTCCCTTTCGAAGTTCCAGATGGACATCTTTCAGGGCTTCAACCGTGCCGAAATTTTTGCAGATATGATTCATTTCGACGACATTGTCGAAATCAAGATGTTGCAACTCTTACATAACTCCCTCCAGCCGGCGCGCAGGGCCCGGAGAAACGTCCTGTGCCGGTCAGTTAAGGCTGCCGCAATGCGGTGTACGCCAAAAGCGACCACATTGCGTCGAAACGAGCATAGGCAGGGAGCGCGTCTCCAGGGCGCGCTCCCGCATTTTCCCGGTAAGCTGACTACTGATCAGTCACCGATCATGGTGATGCCTTCAAGGATGTGATCCCAAGCGGGTGATGAGGCGGGCTCAATATAGGTTTCACCCTCTTTGACGACCACTTCGCCTTCATTGTTGACCAGGGGGCCGGTGAAGACGTCCCAGTCGCCTGAGACAATTTTGGCGCGGGCAGCTTCGATCGCCTCAGCGGTGCCCGGGGCGACCAGGGCCTCGTTCAGCCGGGAGATATCAACGGCGCCCTCAGCCAGTCCTTCACCCCAATCCTTGGGGATAGGCTTGCCCTCCACGTAGTTGGAGACAGCAAGAACCAGATAACGCGACCAGTCCCAGATAGCGGACGTAAGCGTTGCCTTGGGGGCTGCGTCGATCATGTCGGAGTTGTAGCCGACGTGGAAAACGCCTTCCGCTTCTGCAGCCGTTGCAGGGGCGGTCGAGTCACAGTGCTGGCCGATCACATCACAGCCCTTTTCGATCAGGGCCTTGGCGACCTGAGCTTCTTTCTGGGGGTCGTTCCAGGAGCCGGTGTTCATGACGATCATCTCGACATCCGGGTTGACGCTTTTGGCGCCCAGGTAGAAGCCCGTGAAGCCTTGAATGCATTCAGCGAAAGGATGGGCATTGACATAGCCGAGGAGATTCTTTTCGGTCTTCAGGCCGGCAGCAATGCCGGACAGGTAACGGGCCTGATAGATCTTGCCAAAGTAGTTATGGACATTGGGCATGTCGCTCAGGGCGCAACGGAAACCGGAGGCATGGCAGAACTCAACTTCGGGATGGTCTTCGGCGACTGTCAGGACATATTCCTCAAATCCGAAGCTGGTCGCAAAGATCAGGTTACAGCCCTGCTCAACCAGTTCACGCAGGGCGGCCTCGCAGGCCTGATCCTCGTTGGTATTGAATTTGTTGATGATCTGATCATCTCTCAGTCCGAGTTCTTTGGCCATTTTCTGGGTGCCCAGGTCATGGTTGTAGGTGTAGCCCATGTCGCTCGGATCTGTAATATGGACGAAGCCAAGCTTGATGTTCTCAAGCGTCACACCATCCGAGGGTGGCGGCGGGGCCTCTGTCGGTTTTCCCGGCTCAGCTTGTGTCGGTCCGGGCTCGGTCTTACCCGGCTCTTCAGGTTTTTTGTCGCACGCCACCAGGGTCACCACAAAAGCGACGCACAGCAAAATAACAATCCATTTTTTGAAATGTTGCATAGCCTTTTCCTCCAAAAGGGTTATTGTATTGGGTATCATATCACAAAAAGCGGAAGGCAACCGGGTTAACTGAAAGGGATTGGGGCAATCTCCGGCAGGCAGCGGTTAGGATGGAAAATCATTTCAGGAGGGTTCCCGTTCCTTTTATCCGGCAATCCGGGTCTGGTTATCCGCTTCCCTTCAGCTTCAGCCGGCAACACACTCCCAATCTTCCCCGCCTTGAAGGATTTGGCGCAATTCTTTCGGACAAAAGGAGACCTTGCCGCCGGCCGCCGATTCAACAGAAAAATGTCAGGCAAGAGTGATCAAAAGACTGCTAGAGCGTATAATTGGCAGTATAATTAATCAAGGATCACCACTATTGATTCCAACGCATCACTGGCTGGAATTGGAAAGGAAGACGTTCACCATGAAAAAAAGCATAGGGGTTCTGCTTGTGGCGCTTATAGTTTTGATCTTTGCGCTTCCAGGCTGTTCCAGGAGTGTTCCGGAAGGCCCAGGCCAGCCCGCCACTGAAGCGGGTGGAGCCCATAAGACAGAGCCAGCACCGGCCAGGACAGAAACGGGGGGCACCAAGCCTCCAGCCGGCAACAAGGCGGCTGATTCCTACGCGGCATACCAAGAGGCAAAAAGCCAACTGATCACACGCTTGTCTGATGCCGTCTCCGGCAACCCTGAAGCCGGCATGGCCATGCTGTCCTTTCTTGGCATCACCGCGGTTGATCTGGTCATGCTTCCGGCAGCTTTTCTCGGCGCAGATGAAATGACCATGGAAATCGGTTTGGGGATGCTAGGAGCAGAAGGTTTCAAATACGATGTTGACGGCGACAAATCCACTGTCACTTTCAAGGATCAAAGCGGCAAGGAAACGGTTTTTGCAGGAAGGTTCGACAGCAAAGCGGGAGGCTCAATCTTCACTTCAGTTGTTGACGGCAGGGAGGCACTCTATTCCGAGTACCGGCAAACGCCTTATGGCTATGCCGGACAATACTATATTGTGAATGATGACGGCAGCGTCATGCTCTATCTGCTGGCGATTGAAGGCAAGGACGGAACGGTGGGATTTGAGCAGGAGGCAACAAAACCGGAGCCGCTTTCAGGCAATGAGGGACCGGACTTTCCCAAGGCTGCAAAAGAATGGTACAGCATCAAGGGCAAGCAGGTGACCGGGATCAACCCGGACGGCCAGGAGCTTGACTTCTTGATTCCTTAGTAATCAGGGCCATCCACGAAACAAAAAACCGCTTTGCGCCGGAAGATGAATCGGGGTAAAACGGTTTTTTATTCTGCAATGCCCAAGCGTGAGCACGAACGCTTGATGGGCGTGGCACAGGGTTTGTCGATTTGATAAACTGTAAACAATCAGTTGCCTTGTCAGATCCCAGAGGAGTTGAAAATGCCAAAAAACAAATCGAAAATCCCCCACCTGTTGGGATACACCTGCACCCTCTGCCAGCGGCATTATCCTTACAGGGAGGAGATGCTGACCTGCCCGGAGTGCGGCGAAACCGGAATTCTTGATATCGACTACGATTACGATATCATCAGGGAATTTGTCTCGCGGGAGCGTCTTCGCCGTGATCACGATAACAGCATGTGGCGCTACAAAGCTTTATTGCCCCTGGCTGAACGCGATTACTCAGGCTTTTTAAGGGTTGGCTGGACGCCACTTTATCCATCGCTGCGGCTGGGCAGCGAATTGGGGCTCAAGGCCCTTTACATCAAGGATGACGGCCTTAACCCGACCGCCTCGCTTAAGGACCGGGCCAGCGGGGTCGCGGTTGCCAAAGCCATCGAACTCGGCTATGACACAATTTCATGTTCTTCAACAGGCAATGCGGCTTCATCCTGTGCCGGCAACGCCGCCCGGGCAGGCTTGAAAACGGTGATTTTCGTTCCGGAAAGAGCCCCTCAAGGCAAGCTTGCGCAGATGCTTATTTTTGGCGCCCGCGTCGTTTCAGTTGTGGGGGACTACCGCGAAACCTTCAACCTGTCAAAAGCCGCCATCGCCAAATATGGCTGGTACAACCGCAATGCCGGCATCAATCCCGTGATGGCGGAGGGGAAAAAGACGGTATCGCTTGAGATCGCAGAACAGCTCGATTTTGAGCCGACCGACTGGGTGGCCGTGTCCGTCGGAGACGGCTGTACCATCGGCGGCGTCTATCTTGGTTTCAGGGACCTTTACGAACTTGGCCTGATCGAACGCCTGCCCAGGATCTTGGGTGTTCAATCAACCGGCTGTTCACCCTTTGTCGACGCAGCCCGTGACAAGGTACCTCTGAAACCGACACCGGAAAATACCCTGGCTGACTCCATCTCGGTTGGCATACCGCGAAACCCCGTCAAAGCCCTCCGTGCCGTCTCGGCTACCGAAGGCGCCTGGATGGCCGTCCCGGATGAGGCCATTCTGGCTGCTATGAAGGAGATGGGCGAAAAAGAAGGTGTTTTCGGGGAACCGGCCGGCGTCACTTCCTATGCCGGTGTCAAGCAGGCTGTCAGCGAGGGAATCATCAAGGCGGGTGAAACGGTGACCTGCATCTGTTCTGGCAGCGGTTTAAAGGATGTGGCAAATGCCCTGAAAGCTGCGGGAAGCCCGGTCCGGAGCCGGCCCGACCTGGAAGAATTGGAACAAACCGGCCTGTTTGCATAACAAATGTTCCCGACAGATCCGGTGATAATGGGAGATGATCTGAACATTACGAAGAAGCATTTCTGTGAGGAGGGGTTGCGATGAGTCAATATGAAAAACTGGGTGTCTTTTACCTGGGAACTGAAAACAGAGATTTGGACGGGGACGGACGCGCTGATTTCATGTTGTTCGATTCCCGTGATCTGGTCACGCACGCCATGATCGTTGGAATGACGGGCAGCGGTAAAACAGGCTTGGGTATCGACATGATTGAGGAAGCTGCCATGGATGGCATCCCAACCATTGTTGTCGATCCAAAGGGAGATATGGGAAATCTGCTTCTGACCTTCCCTGATTTGAATCCGCAGGATTTTGAGCCCTGGGTTCATCCGGAGGAAGCGGAGGCGGAGGGGCTTTCGGTCAGTGAGCTGGCTGCGAAAAAAGCGGAGATCTGGCGCAAAGGCCTGACTGACTCGATGCAAGACGGCGAGCGGATCCGCGCTTTGAGGCAAAATGCTGAATTTGCCCTCTACACGCCGGGTGGCCAGTTCGGCAGGCCCCTGTCGCTTGAGGGCATGTTTAAAAAGCCCGCCCCTGCCGCCATGGCCGATGCCGAGGTTTTTCAAGAGGTGGTTTCGACGACGGCGACCAGTCTTCTTCACCTGGTCGGCATTAAAGACGCTGATCCGGTTTCGAGCAGAGAGCACGTGTTCCTGTCGACCTTGATTCAAAAGACCTGGCAGGACGGCTATGACCTGGCCATCCCCACCCTGGTTCACTGGATCGGCAAGCCGCCTGTCAAGACCATCGGCGTCATGGATGTTGATACCTACCTGCCGGAGAAGGAGCGCTTTGCCCTGGCCCTTCGCTTTAACAATCTCATCGCCTCGCCTGCTTTTTCGGCCTTCATGGAAGGCGAGCCCTTTGACATCCCCTCCCTCCTTTACACGCCCCAGGGGAAACCCAAGATCTCGATTCTATCGATCGCGCACCTTGCGGATGCCGAGCGCATGTTCTTCGTGACCCTGCTCCTCAACCGCATGATCGCCTGGATGCGGACGGAACAGGGTACTTCATCCCTGCGCGCTTTGTTTTATATGGATGAAGTATTCGGATATTTCCCGCCTATCGCCAACCCCCCGGCAAAAAAACCGTTGCTGACTCTCCTGAAGACGGCCCGAGCCTACGGACTGGGGATCGTTCTTGCCACGCAGAATCCGGGGGATATCGACTACAAGGGTCTTTCCAACGTGGGAACATGGTTTGTCGGGCGGCTGACAACGGAACGGGACCGGACCCGTCTGCTGGAGGGCATGGCGGATGAATCCATTGAGGGAATCAGCCGCGCAGAACTGGGCAAGCTGATCGCCGGGCTCCAGCAACGGCAGTTTATTATGCGCTCGGTCCGCGGGGGTGAACCCCTTCTCTTCCAGACCCGCTTTGCCATGTCCTATCTGGCAGGGCCCCTGACCCGCGATCAGATCAAGTATCTGGCGGCCCAGTCAGGATATTTCCCTCATGCTGCGCCTGAGCCCATCGGGAAACCAGTTGCAGGGGGACCTGATACTGGCTTCTTCGTACCCGAACCCATGCCTGAGCCCTTTGTGCCCCAAGCTGCAGAAGAGGCGGTTCCGGCACCGGCTCCGCCGCCCGTGACCGGTCTGACAGGGCCCCCCATCGAGCAGGCGGCCGTGGCGCCGCAGGCAGCTTCAGGCATTCCGGTCAGTTATTTGCCGGCCACGCCCGGGCAGGTCTACAGGCCGGCCCTGGCCGGTTTTTTGACCGTCTATATCAAGGATGACAAACGGAATATCTCGCATACGGAGACAGTTACACGGTTTACACCACTGGGCGGCGGCGTTGTCCCTGTTGAGTGGGACAACAAGCTTGATCTGGATTTGACTCTTGATGATCTGGAAAAAGAACCCACAAGAGGCGCCACTTTCTCAGATCTGCCTCCGGAGGCCAAGCTGAAAACCAGCTTCACGGCCTGGCAGCGCGCTCTGGTAGATACAGTCTGGCGCGAGTCAGCGGTCGAGATCCGCGAGCACAAAAAGCTGGGCCTTGTTTCGGAACTTGAAGAAGAGGAGCGTGACTTTATCGCCAGGGTCAAGATGGCCGCCCGGGAGCAGCGGGACCGGGAACTTGACGAAATCGAGGCCAAATATGATAAAAAACGTTTGGCCATTGATGAAAGAATCGCCAAGGCCGAAGAACGGGTGGACCGGGTCAAAGACCAGGCCAAGGATGCCAAGATGCAATCAGCCATTTCGTTCGGAGCAGCAGCACTTGGTGCTGTTCTGGGCAAATCCCTGGTTTCGCAGGCTAACGTCTATAAGTCGGCAACAGCGGCCAAGAGTCTGTCGCGTGCCAGTAAGTCCTCCAGCAACGTCGGCCGGGCCCAGGAATCCATGGAGCGGGTCGAGCAGCAGCTGAAGCTGCTTGAGGAAGACATGCAAAAAGACATCAAGGCCCTGAGTGACCGCTATGAGAATGCGGCTGACGATATCGTGACGGTGACGGTCAAACCGCTCAAGAGCAATGTCGTTGTCAATGCCCTTATTCTGGTCTGGATGCCGGGGAACTGATAGCTCAGATCTAGAAAGATTGTTCGCGGATGACATGTCCCATGTCATCCGCGATTGTTTTTTGGGAGATTTCACCGACCGTTTCATCCACTTCGCCGAGACCTGCGATGCGGTCCGCAAGGTGGTGAGAATTGAAAGGAGTTCCGGGCAGGGAGTTGGCTATCTGCCTGAAAAAATCACTGTCCAGGGCATCGCTGAAAATCTGGGCTTCTGAGATTATCCCCTGCTCCACCTTCAGCAACAGTTCCGCCTGCCCCCAGGGGAATCGTCCGGTTTCAATCCTGGCATCAAAGTCGATGGTGTTTCCGTACCGCCATTCCCATGAGGCATAAACTTCTTCCAGCCGGGCAAGTTTTTCTCCCCCCGCGATCCTGCCCGCGTCAACTATCTCCACGCCGGTCCCCTTTCCATATTGGGCCAGGAAGGAGTCAATGACCGAATCGCACAAGGCGGGGATGGTCAGATCGCTTCTGGCTTCAATAAGGTTGATGACGCGGGAAGTCACGGACTTGATGGCGCGGGATTGGAGCTTGAGCTCAGAGACGGTCAGATAACGCAGGAGGGGTTCGAGCCTGGTGTCAACCATCAGGGTGCCGTGGTGGAGCGCCACACCGCGCCAGTAGCGGAAGGCATTGCCTGAGAACTTGCGATCCCCGATCAGGATATCATTTCGTCCCGACCGTACCGCCTGGATGCCGAGCAGGCGGACCGCCTCCAGGATGACATCAAAGTTGCGGCCCAGATCGAAACGGGACCGGGGCAAGATGATGGAAAAGTTCAAATTGCCCAGGTCATGGTAGACCGCGCCACCTCCGGTGCTTCTTCGTGCCAGGCGGCCTCCGTCCCTCTCCAGTGCCCTGGTCCGGCATTCCGCCCAGGCGTTCTGGTTGCGGCCGATGACCACCGTGTGCTCATTTTGCCAAAGATAGAGGATGGCACCGTAACGCCTTTCCGGATCCTTGTCAGAGTCGCTTTGGCAGAGATCCATCAAATATTCCTCAAGTGCCAGGTTGTGCCAGGGGTTGACGGAATCTGCGGTCACGACAAGGAGCGGAAAATCCGCGCTTTTCTTCATGGCTGGCTGCTCTTTCATCTATTTTACTATCCTGCTATTCTAGCTGAAAAGACAAGGTCAGGAAAGGACGCAGGACCGCGCGTGCTATGATCAATGGTATGAAATCTGACGGTTCCGCCTTAATGCCCGCTAAAGCCGGCAGGCCGCTTGTGCGCGAGCGCTCGAGCGGCGCCATTGTCTTGCGTGATATGGACGGTGAAACACGCGTCCTGCTGGTCCAGCACAAGCCGGGCCACTGGTCCTTTCCCAAGGGCCACCTTGAGGCGGGGGAAACCGACCAGATGGCAGCCATCCGGGAAGTCTGTGAAGAAACCGGCGTCAGGATCTCCCTCCTGCCGGGCTTCAAGCGGTCATCGACCTATTCG from Fastidiosipila sp. encodes:
- a CDS encoding lipoate--protein ligase; the protein is MKEQPAMKKSADFPLLVVTADSVNPWHNLALEEYLMDLCQSDSDKDPERRYGAILYLWQNEHTVVIGRNQNAWAECRTRALERDGGRLARRSTGGGAVYHDLGNLNFSIILPRSRFDLGRNFDVILEAVRLLGIQAVRSGRNDILIGDRKFSGNAFRYWRGVALHHGTLMVDTRLEPLLRYLTVSELKLQSRAIKSVTSRVINLIEARSDLTIPALCDSVIDSFLAQYGKGTGVEIVDAGRIAGGEKLARLEEVYASWEWRYGNTIDFDARIETGRFPWGQAELLLKVEQGIISEAQIFSDALDSDFFRQIANSLPGTPFNSHHLADRIAGLGEVDETVGEISQKTIADDMGHVIREQSF
- a CDS encoding NUDIX domain-containing protein, giving the protein MINGMKSDGSALMPAKAGRPLVRERSSGAIVLRDMDGETRVLLVQHKPGHWSFPKGHLEAGETDQMAAIREVCEETGVRISLLPGFKRSSTYSPRPGVLKTVVFFLAAYRGGELEPQLSEVRSVRWMGLDEASGFLIFDKDLEIFHQALAWRADSGEE
- the thrC gene encoding threonine synthase; this translates as MLTCPECGETGILDIDYDYDIIREFVSRERLRRDHDNSMWRYKALLPLAERDYSGFLRVGWTPLYPSLRLGSELGLKALYIKDDGLNPTASLKDRASGVAVAKAIELGYDTISCSSTGNAASSCAGNAARAGLKTVIFVPERAPQGKLAQMLIFGARVVSVVGDYRETFNLSKAAIAKYGWYNRNAGINPVMAEGKKTVSLEIAEQLDFEPTDWVAVSVGDGCTIGGVYLGFRDLYELGLIERLPRILGVQSTGCSPFVDAARDKVPLKPTPENTLADSISVGIPRNPVKALRAVSATEGAWMAVPDEAILAAMKEMGEKEGVFGEPAGVTSYAGVKQAVSEGIIKAGETVTCICSGSGLKDVANALKAAGSPVRSRPDLEELEQTGLFA
- a CDS encoding BMP family ABC transporter substrate-binding protein codes for the protein MQHFKKWIVILLCVAFVVTLVACDKKPEEPGKTEPGPTQAEPGKPTEAPPPPSDGVTLENIKLGFVHITDPSDMGYTYNHDLGTQKMAKELGLRDDQIINKFNTNEDQACEAALRELVEQGCNLIFATSFGFEEYVLTVAEDHPEVEFCHASGFRCALSDMPNVHNYFGKIYQARYLSGIAAGLKTEKNLLGYVNAHPFAECIQGFTGFYLGAKSVNPDVEMIVMNTGSWNDPQKEAQVAKALIEKGCDVIGQHCDSTAPATAAEAEGVFHVGYNSDMIDAAPKATLTSAIWDWSRYLVLAVSNYVEGKPIPKDWGEGLAEGAVDISRLNEALVAPGTAEAIEAARAKIVSGDWDVFTGPLVNNEGEVVVKEGETYIEPASSPAWDHILEGITMIGD
- a CDS encoding DUF87 domain-containing protein: MSQYEKLGVFYLGTENRDLDGDGRADFMLFDSRDLVTHAMIVGMTGSGKTGLGIDMIEEAAMDGIPTIVVDPKGDMGNLLLTFPDLNPQDFEPWVHPEEAEAEGLSVSELAAKKAEIWRKGLTDSMQDGERIRALRQNAEFALYTPGGQFGRPLSLEGMFKKPAPAAMADAEVFQEVVSTTATSLLHLVGIKDADPVSSREHVFLSTLIQKTWQDGYDLAIPTLVHWIGKPPVKTIGVMDVDTYLPEKERFALALRFNNLIASPAFSAFMEGEPFDIPSLLYTPQGKPKISILSIAHLADAERMFFVTLLLNRMIAWMRTEQGTSSLRALFYMDEVFGYFPPIANPPAKKPLLTLLKTARAYGLGIVLATQNPGDIDYKGLSNVGTWFVGRLTTERDRTRLLEGMADESIEGISRAELGKLIAGLQQRQFIMRSVRGGEPLLFQTRFAMSYLAGPLTRDQIKYLAAQSGYFPHAAPEPIGKPVAGGPDTGFFVPEPMPEPFVPQAAEEAVPAPAPPPVTGLTGPPIEQAAVAPQAASGIPVSYLPATPGQVYRPALAGFLTVYIKDDKRNISHTETVTRFTPLGGGVVPVEWDNKLDLDLTLDDLEKEPTRGATFSDLPPEAKLKTSFTAWQRALVDTVWRESAVEIREHKKLGLVSELEEEERDFIARVKMAAREQRDRELDEIEAKYDKKRLAIDERIAKAEERVDRVKDQAKDAKMQSAISFGAAALGAVLGKSLVSQANVYKSATAAKSLSRASKSSSNVGRAQESMERVEQQLKLLEEDMQKDIKALSDRYENAADDIVTVTVKPLKSNVVVNALILVWMPGN
- a CDS encoding ABC transporter ATP-binding protein; the protein is MNHICKNFGTVEALKDVHLELRKGEILSLLGENGSGKTTLMNVLSGIYFPDLGEIRIHGTPVAICEPKDAFALNIGMVHQHYKLVEVFTAAENIVLGLPGGTTVNRRALARHVKEIADRYGFYLEPNKKVYDMSISEKQTVEIVKALYRGADILILDEPTAVLTPQETEKLFEILRAMKEDNKSIILITHKLNEVLAVSDRVTVLRKGEYIDTVETKEASIQSLTDMMVGRSVSLEIERPIIGDKKPVLRVASLTCLTPDKTRALEDVSFEAYGGEILGIAGITGSGQKELCEAITGLHPVAGGAILYRSFINGFEVEENIVGRSPNEITRKGIAMAFVPEDRLGMGLVPSLDMVDNIMLKSYKRKKSFLVDRKTPQKVAERLVEELEIVTPDVFTPIRKLSGGNVQKILVGREIDSSPRLLIVAYPVRGLDINSSYTIYRLLNEQKEKGVAVIFIGEDLDVLMEISDRLLVLSGGQVTGLVDPRRTSKQAIGLMMLGHRVDEEEGAAAV